A region of the Mugil cephalus isolate CIBA_MC_2020 chromosome 23, CIBA_Mcephalus_1.1, whole genome shotgun sequence genome:
ccacgtgGTGCACAAGTTCAAGTCTGCCAAATACCAGGGGTACCCCAGCGACTTGAGCCCTCATCACGTCAGCCCTCATCATGTCGGCCCTCCGTATTCTCCTGAGGAAGCCCACGGGCAAATGGTGCCCGTCCCACTGCCGTACGCAGATCCGCAGTGGCCCGAGGCCACCCTGGTCCCCCCGGCCCCCCTTGTCCCCCAGAGCCCCCCGGCACCTGAGGTCAAGGTGACTTTATTCCACTGGCAGATCAAGCAGGAGACGCAGAAGGTGGAGGGGCTGTGTGACGAGAGGCTGAACGCACAGGACTCAGACGGAGACACGTACGTAACCATCGGTTACGATTTTAAAGAAAATCGCGTAAATAGATCGAAGTAGATAGTGGTACAGCAGAGGCCGTCAATGTTTTCCAGACCAAGagattgtaaataaatacacttaTTACTTTGCATTTcgtatccctttactaaaatatgttggaataaatgttaatgtgtatttaaagaaatttaaatttgtggggagaaattaaaatttttttaaaaaaattttgcGCTACAATACTTGCAATACTGCCACCTGTTGAAACGATTAATATTTCCTTCCAGTGTTTACAAAAACCCTTTCAAAATATAAGCATTTAATTATTagaagtttatttaaaatacttTAGTAGTTTAAACTCCCCAGACATGACTTTCTATggcaattaaatattaatatatgttGAACATTAATGTGTGGAAatttttaatcagttaattGTTAACCCTGACTGCTAATGTTTTACTCAACAGTGGgtgctttttttgtgaaagATGTTTTGTAACTGTTCATCGTCTCCTGCAGGTTCCTCCACATCGCCGTGGCTCAGGGCAAGCGCGCCCTGGCCTACGTGTTGGCTGCGAGGATGGCCGGATGTGGCACTCTGGATCTGAAAGAACACAACGGACAGGTACGTTAACGCTCAGGCCTCGTAGCCGCAGGCGTGCACCGTCCTCGTCTCTCCAGTCTGAGCCGTGctctctctctgcacacagACTCCTCTGCAGATCGCCGCCGCCACCAACCAGCACCTGATTCTCCAGGACCTGCTGTCGCACGGGGCTCAGATCAACACCAGAGACTTCTGGGGGCGCTCCCCTCTGCACGTGTGCGCCCAGAAAGGTCACCTGTCCAGCCTGCAGGTGAGTCGAGTTCAGCCTTTAGGGACAGTTTAGTTGAAGTCATCTGGAGTTGAACGTAGGACTACAAGTGTCTTATTTAAAGGTGACACTGTAAGCTACAACAATAAGATTCAAAGTGGTGTTCGGTATAAGATGGAGTTCAAATAGTGCTACAAAGAGGTCGTGGTTTAAgaaattttgtaatttttttaaaaaaattttttacaaaattttatatataaaaaaatatatatatatgaagttaAATTAGATTGTAGATACCAAATGACTTATATTGTCAAGAAATCCAAAGAAAATTGTCTTtatattagatttttattgGACATGTGACAGTGAAATTACTTGGATCCAACGATTTGTTTTGCTGCGTTGACTTGGTTTAAATTAGTCACAGCTGTGCTTATCTGACTTGTTAATTAGTAACTGTATCATTTAACGTTTGCCACAGACCCGAGTCACGATGAGGAAGCTTTAATCTGATCTCATTTCCATGATTTAACTGAAATATCTGGCGTTTGTCACTTGTGCAGAGCATGTGGAAGAGCCTGAATGTGAACGCCATGGACATAGAGATGTTCAGCTATGATGGTGAGTAGTTTTACCTTCTTTGGTCTATGATattaatcctgtgtgaatcagCCATGTCTGATTTGTAATGGGAAAATTACCCCACAAATTACCATAATTCTCGTAGAAGACGTCGTCCGTTAAAACTAATCCAGCTGATTTCATCATCCTTTATAATTTGAAcgtaaattaaaatgaaactagtttatcccgtgtgaaagCAGCACAAACAGATGTGGGTGGGGTAGAGGGTGTGACATGAGTCACAGGACGTCCTCGGGTAAAACTGATCCCGTGCGGACAGGTTCTGACGacgtcaataaaaaaaaaaaaaaaaatgtaactgttATTTTGTGTGCAGGTCTGACGCCGCTGCATTTGGCCGTACTGGCTCACAACGCTGTGGTCAAAGAGATGAGGTGTCTGGAAAACCCCTGCTCCTACATGACCATGGAGCTGGCTCAGAAGAAGAAGCGGTTTGAGGAGTGCGTCCAGACTCTGCTGCAGATGGGCGCCTCGTACGCCACAAAGGTTCAGTGTGTGGAACCGTTTAAAGCATTGAGGTGTTGCTTTGTGTTGAGGCGTTTTTATTGATCGATGCGGGTTCTTGTGCAGGATCTGAAGAGTGGAAGGACTTGCCTGCACATGGCGGCCGAGGAGGCCAACATTGAGGTGCTCGGTGTGTTGTTGGATCAGTCCAGTTCTTTGGCTGTGGTTAATGTGAAGGTTAGTATGTGGGCGTGTGAATGCGCGTCACCTCTAACAACAAAATAACTCGCGTGCACACACTCATTTATCAATCATTTAATGCCTTATCACTGTTAAACATTCCAGACcttcagtggaaacacagcGCTTCACATCGTTAGCTCATTACAATGTCACACCAACCAACTGGAGGCCGTGAAGCTACTCATGAGGAAAGGGGCGGACCCTGGAATCCGAAACATTGAGAACGAGCTGCCTTCACAGCTGGCGCCCGATGGACCAGTTGGTGAGAAGGTAACGAGTCCGAACACCCCGACATCGACTTTATCATCGCGGTACTTTCGctaaccgttttttttttgttgtggtccTCAGATTCGACAGATCCTGAGGGGGAAACATGTTCACGCTCTGAAGTGAAGCTCTAGAACACTGTCAGTTAGACGGTCAACTCTATGGATATTTGCCGACACAGGCAGATGGTTGTGGTTTCAGTGAAACATCTCAATTGTTTGTTACTATGTaactttactttttaaacatcctttactaccaaaaaaaaaaaaatattactttaGACGTTTTGATCATGTATTAACTTTTAAGAGCTTCTGTGTTTTACATTAATCCCAAATGTACTCTTCTAAAACAGTCAAATAAGTTGTATATTgtaaatttgctttttttttatttttggacaatAAAACCGTTCGATGACACCAGCTCAAGTGCAGTTTCTTATTGACTTACTAGGGCCTCCGTCCACTTATCCCAGGCTGTTTACACTTTGTGCCTACAATGAGGTACAAACATTAATGAAAAAGGCGGCacttttaaatagaaaatgatTCTGGACGACACTTCTCTGCAGTCTTTTCTCTTGAGGTCagttcacttcttcttcttgtcctgcGTGCTGGTGAACCACTGATCCAGCAGCTTCTTGCTGTAGTAGATCTGCCAGCCGTGCACCTGCACGGCCACCACGATCACCAGGTACATGACGGTGACGGCGGGGAAGCCGAAGATGAAGCGGTACGCTTTGCCGTGCCGGTACAGCTGCTGCGCCACCGGGAACATCTCCATGCTGCCGTAGATGAGCGGCGCCACGCAGAACAGCCCGCCGCTGATCATGGACACCACCTGGTAGCTGATGTTGTTGCGGGGCAACGCCAAGAAGCTGAAGACCGTGGGGATGATGCTCAGGAGGTAGGGGTACTCCCACTGGTAGGGGGAGGCCACGATCTTGTGGGACACCAGGCTTAGCTGGCCCACCGTCACCTGAGATCACACAAGATTTGagctaaaataacacacacaaaaataaataaatatctagaATAGTTGACCCCTACCTGAGCCACCATCAGCACCCAGATCAGCAGATGGACCATGTTGAGCTTACGGATTTCAGACTTCAAGGCGACGCTggatcaaataaaaataaataaaagtggtcACAACACAAGCACAGCGAGGTTTAACTGGACTGGACGAAACACGTTCACCGTTACCTCATCTGGTAGTGAGAGGCCACGCGCTCCCGGTGCTGGAAGTCGCTCCCGTCTGTGCCTGCCGCCCTCGGACCTTCTCGGGAAGCCATGATGCAGACCTGAAGACAGATTTCAAATCCGTCAGGCGGGGCCGAAGCTGACAATTCAGTCAGCCTCCTCAAAATAAGAGCACGCGAAATATCAGCAAGATTTCTTCACCTGCTGTGAAATGAGTCTGAATATGTTTAAGATAATACCACCATTCAGTAAGACCATGAGTATAAGCtggaaaatgtcacttttaaacCCTTAAGACCTCATTCCACTATTAACTCTGGGCATCCCTGGGGTGGGAACCATTAATAAGGAATAATGGGGTTGGGCCAGAAGGGATCATTACGGTGGCCATGAGGCGCAAATCACAAcagcaaatcagaaaacacaacaataacaggTAAAACTCAACTGAAAATccgaaaacacaacaacaaattactaaacacaacaacaaaacagaaaacacggCAACGACATTAACCAAACCGGAAAAGGTAAGTACCCTCGGGTGACATGAATCGTCGCCGATTGGACAAAAGAACTGGTCCGTCCTTTGAACTGGAAAAGACAATGTTTTGAAAACATGAGCGCCATGGATGAGCAGGTTCACGCTGCTATTAATACTTCGATGCCGGACATTATTACGACGTGATACTGGATATGCTTTCGACATGCCGCCCGAGGGTACTTACCTTTACTGGTTTAGTTAACGTCGTGTTTTccgttttgttgttgtggttagtaatttgtcgttgtgttttctgatttgcgggtgcgttttctctttttgtcgtTACGTTTTCGGATTTGCCGTCGTTTTCCGATTTGCAGtcgtgttttgtcttttgttgtgttttctgatttgctgTTGCGATTTGCACCTCAGGGCCACCGTAGCTCATACTAGAAatgaagtggaaataaatggaCTGGGAGACTTAAGTAATTCAAGACCTACATTACAAAATATGGTGGTATTTCAGACTTGTTAAGGCCTTAATTGGgattatcaaattttagactttaAGACTCCCTGTAGGAAACCCTGTACAAATACGAAAATAAAGTttgagacagagaaaaaaaaatcaatgttagctaaagaaaaaaaaaaagttaaattaaagctCTCATATTCACGTTAGAATATCATGCACTCGTGTAGGAGCGAGTATCTCGCTGAGACCAGGACCACAGGCGAGGAGGAATACCGGTGCTTTGTAGCTCTCACAGCTTCTCACTTCACATTATGGTTCATTTTATTAGTTTGAACAAGACGTTCGCAGAAAAGTTGGGCTAACAGGCTAAAGGTATCCGCAGTAGGTCAAACATACGGGAAGGTTAGCGTAGCTGACAGGCAAATGCCAAGAGAAGAAGCTAAACGGACACGTAACGTCCAATAATTCACCTCTGGCACAAGTTTAAGAGCTTACCTGCTATTTTCTAgtctgcataaaaacacaaatagacCCAAAACGCCGGCATAAAACGTTTGAAGCCGAGCAGCAGTGGTTTAGAAAACACGAGCCAGGCGAACAGGAAGTGTGACGTGTCCGGCTCTGATTGGTCCTCCGTTTCacgcttcctcttcctctctctcccgATTGGCTGCGCTTCAGGCGTTTCCGTTTATCGCACTAATAACAGGTGCTGACGTCCCCCCACCGCATCAGCTGCAGCGCATTTGTAATTGAATGCTCATTCGACTTGaaatagttttagtttagtttctacAAGACTTTACATAAAACTTTACACACATTGATTTGGAATTTAGAATgtttattagattagattaattgggaaaaataagaaaagactGTCCTGAATCCCCTTAGTGTTGTCcctttgtcattattatttaccttttgtaCTTAAGTTTAAACTGATAATAAtgcatgtatgtttgtatgtgtatatgtatatattttatgtttgtgctgATGTCCAATTCTTCCTCATGTTTTTGTATATATCACAGTTttcaatacaaaacaaacaaaaaacacatctctaATTTAACTTTGATGAACTTTCGCTTAAACTTTAATGAGGATGAATTACATTAATTAGGCTGGAGGATCAGCTTTCTCACAGCAGACCAGTCATCACGAACTCCAGCGAAAAGGAACATAAAATCACCGATTTGCACTCCAGCTAAGATGGAGTGCAagtgttgtgttgattttggTGAATACTGTACATACCTAATTGTGAGTGTTCCAGCTCAgtgataagaaaaaaacaacaaaaaatgtttcGCTTTCTTTATTAATCCCATTTCGAAACAATCCAAACGACACACATCAACATTCACATACTTTGGCTGCACTTTTGTTCTGTGCACCATTgtccagaggaaagaaaaaaagaaagaaagaaagacggaaaACAACTTTAAAGTGTTCATTCTAAAATGACACATCCACAGTTTAACAAAATAAggtacaaaagaaacaacacaaacaaaaacaaaaaacaaaacagaaaaaaggctCTTTTTGGTATGTATGGACAGGGTTTGggaatatttttctcctcagTGTGAATGTTCTGCATTTTGGAATGAATTCCCTCATTGACCGTTTAACACACAAGACAAATCCATGTAATCAGtagtccaaaaaaataaattacagacaaTACTGACAGACCTTTTCAAAGAATTAGTAttcaagacaaacacaacaatctACGATGCCAACAGTTCAAATGTTCTGGaggaattttaaaaatacaatggTTGTCTTACTGTCACCTCACTATGTATTATATTGGTAAATGTGCATGAAGACTTTGGTTTATTCAAAAGCTGCGTGTTACAAGTAATACAAAAAAGACtaacaataatttaataattgcAAGACGAGCCAAACTACATAACCCAACTTTAAGTGTAAGAGTAAATgagttgtgtatttttatgtgcccaaaatacagtttttaccactgtacagcaaaaaaaacaaacaaacaaacaacaacaaaaaaacgcatCCTGTTATCTGTATTGTGAACACTGGTATATTGTGCGATGATGGATATAAGAATAAACGTGTGCTACGTAAATGTAAATGGACAAGGAAGCATACTGTGATATCAGTTGACCTCTGCTCCCAAATCGTTCTGTTTCCACAAGATTTCTCCACCACCGGTCATTGTAAACTGGACCTGCATTGTACCTTCCGCCTGAAGTAGTTTCACTCTTGTTATCATGCCTGACTTGGCctgttttgatgcatttcttaCATTGGGTAAAGCAAGTATCCTGAAAACGTGGAATGCACATATTGACCGGCATAAAGTCCGGCCGCCTGCTCCGACGGAAGCTGCATGTGCACGGTGTCTCCTTTTCTTAACGGGAGTACTGCACTCCCCGAAGCCTGGTCCAGCAAGCCCTTTTTGTACTCGTCGTAAGTGTACATTACTGGCTCGTTGTTCTTCATCAATGCCACCCAAACGTTACCTCCTTTGCAGTGGACATGGTAAGCAAAGTAGTAGATCCCTGGGACGCTGCAGGTGAAAATACCGCTCTGGGGATTGTAGTCCTGGTTGCCGTTGTGTAGGAGTTTATCGAAGACGATGGGGGAACCAACGGAAGGAAATGGATTGGTGAGCTTTGCCGTGAACGAAGGCATCTCCAGACTAGCTCCCCCGATTTCACCTCCATTCTTCGTGTAACCTTGTTGTGGGCCGGTGTAC
Encoded here:
- the LOC125000855 gene encoding protein jagunal homolog 1-B, with protein sequence MASREGPRAAGTDGSDFQHRERVASHYQMSVALKSEIRKLNMVHLLIWVLMVAQVTVGQLSLVSHKIVASPYQWEYPYLLSIIPTVFSFLALPRNNISYQVVSMISGGLFCVAPLIYGSMEMFPVAQQLYRHGKAYRFIFGFPAVTVMYLVIVVAVQVHGWQIYYSKKLLDQWFTSTQDKKKK
- the nfkbiz gene encoding NF-kappa-B inhibitor zeta isoform X1: MLDPRVNESRGALLDYGQACQGFLMAETKPGQGCFPVSSAHKKNTVKELLMMRRRAVQVEQNGSQNDDNNNHVVHKFKSAKYQGYPSDLSPHHVSPHHVGPPYSPEEAHGQMVPVPLPYADPQWPEATLVPPAPLVPQSPPAPEVKVTLFHWQIKQETQKVEGLCDERLNAQDSDGDTFLHIAVAQGKRALAYVLAARMAGCGTLDLKEHNGQTPLQIAAATNQHLILQDLLSHGAQINTRDFWGRSPLHVCAQKGHLSSLQSMWKSLNVNAMDIEMFSYDGLTPLHLAVLAHNAVVKEMRCLENPCSYMTMELAQKKKRFEECVQTLLQMGASYATKDLKSGRTCLHMAAEEANIEVLGVLLDQSSSLAVVNVKTFSGNTALHIVSSLQCHTNQLEAVKLLMRKGADPGIRNIENELPSQLAPDGPVGEKVTSPNTPTSTLSSRYFR
- the nfkbiz gene encoding NF-kappa-B inhibitor zeta isoform X3 is translated as MLDPRVNESRGALLDYGQACQGFLMAETKPGQGCFPVSSAHKKNTVKELLMMRRRAVQVEQNGSQNDDNNNHVVHKFKSAKYQGYPSDLSPHHVSPHHVGPPYSPEEAHGQMVPVPLPYADPQWPEATLVPPAPLVPQSPPAPEVKVTLFHWQIKQETQKVEGLCDERLNAQDSDGDTFLHIAVAQGKRALAYVLAARMAGCGTLDLKEHNGQTPLQIAAATNQHLILQDLLSHGAQINTRDFWGRSPLHVCAQKGHLSSLQSMWKSLNVNAMDIEMFSYDGLTPLHLAVLAHNAVVKEMRCLENPCSYMTMELAQKKKRFEECVQTLLQMGASYATKDLKSGRTCLHMAAEEANIEVLGVLLDQSSSLAVVNVKTFSGNTALHIVSSLQCHTNQLEAVKLLMRKGADPGIRNIENELPSQLAPDGPVGEKIRQILRGKHVHALK
- the nfkbiz gene encoding NF-kappa-B inhibitor zeta isoform X2 — translated: MLDPRVNESRGALLDYGQACQGFLMAETKPGQGCFPVSSAHKKNTVKELLMMRRRAVQNGSQNDDNNNHVVHKFKSAKYQGYPSDLSPHHVSPHHVGPPYSPEEAHGQMVPVPLPYADPQWPEATLVPPAPLVPQSPPAPEVKVTLFHWQIKQETQKVEGLCDERLNAQDSDGDTFLHIAVAQGKRALAYVLAARMAGCGTLDLKEHNGQTPLQIAAATNQHLILQDLLSHGAQINTRDFWGRSPLHVCAQKGHLSSLQSMWKSLNVNAMDIEMFSYDGLTPLHLAVLAHNAVVKEMRCLENPCSYMTMELAQKKKRFEECVQTLLQMGASYATKDLKSGRTCLHMAAEEANIEVLGVLLDQSSSLAVVNVKTFSGNTALHIVSSLQCHTNQLEAVKLLMRKGADPGIRNIENELPSQLAPDGPVGEKVTSPNTPTSTLSSRYFR